A window of Synchiropus splendidus isolate RoL2022-P1 chromosome 9, RoL_Sspl_1.0, whole genome shotgun sequence contains these coding sequences:
- the LOC128764790 gene encoding max-interacting protein 1-like, protein MVKYVQQCRELKPEEALSESDSSLDHYSLLYSKCSAMDHIDTFMKNVQVLLDAANYIENVEKSSGKCEHGYASSLPAMQTTHQLKQRKFKSRKLESFHNRSAHNELEKNRRAHLRLCLERLKSLIPLGPDCSRHTTLGLLNKAKAHIKKLEEVDRRSQHQLDTLEREQRHLQRQLAQLQPLGERVRMESVGSPEDCSESDREEIEVDVESTEFSHGEMDSVSTSCASDLDDHSSRQSSASDEGYSTCSLKLAFSA, encoded by the exons ATGGTGAAGTACGTGCAGCAGTGCAGGGAGCTGAAGCCGGAGGAAGCGCTGTCGGAGTCGGACTCGTCCCTGGACCACTATTCCCTCTTATACTCCAAGTGTTCCGCAATGGACCACATCGACACTTTCATGAAGAACGTCCAGGTTCTGCTCGATGCAGCGAATTATATTGAGAACGTGGAGAAGAGCAGCGGAA AGTGCGAGCATGGATATGCGTCATCACTACCTGCCATGCAGACGACGCACCAACTTAAACAACGTAAATTCAAGAGCAGGAAATTGGAAAGCTTCCACAATAG GTCTGCACATAACGAATTGGAAAAGAATAG ACGAGCTCATCTCCGCCTGTGTTTGGAAAGGTTGAAGTCCCTCATCCCGCTGGGACCAGACTGCAGTCGCCACACCACACTGGGACTTCTCAACAAGGCCAAAGCACATATTAAG AAACTTGAAGAGGTGGACAGAAGGAGTCAGCACCAGCTGGACACGCTGGAAAGGGAGCAGAGGCACCTGCAGAGGCAGCTGGCTCAGCTGCAGCCTCTGGGCGAGCGGGTGCGAATGGAGAGCGTGGGCTCACCAGAGGACTGTTCAGAGTCGGACAGAG AGGAGATAGAAGTGGATGTAGAAAGCACCGAGTTCTCCCATGGAGAGATGGACAGTGTCAGTACCAGCTGTGCCAGCGACCTGGACGACCACAGCAGCCGGCAGAGCTCGGCCAGCGACGAGGGCTACTCCACCTGCAGCCTGAAGCTGGCCTTCTCCGCCTGA
- the smndc1 gene encoding survival of motor neuron-related-splicing factor 30, which yields MSDDLVKQLNSYKAQLQQVEVALSTDQGNEDLLKLQKDLQEVIDLTKDLISSQPSEGTSTTTAADAAPVKHVWKEGDKCLAVWSQDGQIYEAEIEEVDRENGTAAVTFTGYGNAEVIPLQNLKSVEDGKGFDLDGLLKAKSRKEQVAEQREYKKKKAQKKVQRMKELEQEREVQKSKWQQFNNKAYSKNKKGQVKRSIFASPESVNGKVGVGTCGIADKPMTQYNDTSKYNVRHLMPQ from the exons ATGTCCGACGACTTGGTCAAACAGCTGAACAGCTACAaagctcagcttcagcaagtAGAGGTGGCGTTATCGACTGATCAGGGTAATGAAGACCTTCTCAAACTTCAAAAGGACTTACAG GAAGTGATAGATTTGACGAAAGACCTCATAAGCTCGCAACCGAGTGAAGGCACGTCCACCACCACAGCAGCAGACGCCGCTCCAGTCAAGCACGTGTGGAAAGAGGGAGACAAGTGTTTGGCTGTATGGAGTCAGGATGGACA GATCTATGAAGCTGAGATTGAAGAGGTTGATCGGGAGAACGGCACTGCTGCTGTGACCTTCACTGGCTACGGGAACGCTGAGGTCATCCCTCTACAGAACCTGAAATCAGTCGAAGACGGGAAGGGCTTCGACCTGGATGGACTTCTGAAGGCCAAGTCCAG AAAAGAGCAAGTCGCAGAGCAAAGGGAGtataagaagaagaaggccCAGAAGAAGGTCCAGAGGATGAAGGAGTTGGAACAGGAGCGGGAGGTCCAGAAGTCCAAATGGCAACAGTTCAATAACAAGGCTTATTCAAAGAATAAAAAAGGACAG GTCAAGAGAAGTATATTTGCGTCTCCAGAAAGCGTGAACGGAAAGGTTGGAGTTGGAACGTGTGGCATCGCCGACAAACCTATGACCCAATATAACGACACATCCAAGTACAACGTCAGACATCTAATGCCCCAGTGA
- the LOC128764961 gene encoding alpha-2A adrenergic receptor-like — MDCLKFTRGNETSHGREGYSWQISVPLTILVCLLILLTVMGNVMVVIAVTTSRALRAPQNLFLVSLASADILVATSVMPFSLAKELMGYWYFGKVWCEIHLALDVLFCTSSIVHLCAISLDRYWSVTQAIKYNLKRTPGRIKCTIVIVWVLACLISFPPLITMEKDEGEEDRPDCKINDERWYIIFSSIASFFTPCVIMITVYVRIYQIATRSTRAPLGQRKRENGNAEKCDLDPAERNHDRLQEEVREVNDGDVDEEASSSDGNEISICSLKRRKGAQKSKVAQGKPGEAATKPSAVQASKWKGRQYRERRFTFVLAVVMGVFVLCWFPFFFTYTLAAVCDSCCVPKVLFKTFFWFGYCNSSLNPVIYTIFNHDFRRSFKKILCRNNRRG; from the coding sequence ATGGATTGTCTTAAATTCACCAGAGGGAATGAGACTTCTCATGGACGGGAGGGCTACTCCTGGCAGATCTCGGTGCCTCTGACGATCCTGGTGTGCTTGCTCATCCTGCTGACAGTGATGGGCAACGTCATGGTGGTGATCGCGGTGACCACCAGCCGAGCCTTGAGAGCCCCCCAGAACTTGTTTCTGGTGTCGCTGGCGAGCGCAGACATCCTCGTCGCCACGTCGGTGATGCCCTTTTCGTTGGCGAAAGAGCTGATGGGATACTGGTACTTTGGCAAGGTGTGGTGTGAGATCCACCTGGCGTTGGACGTGCTGTTCTGCACCTCGTCCATCGTCCACCTGTGCGCCATCAGCCTGGACAGGTACTGGTCAGTCACCCAAGCCATTAAGTACAACCTGAAAAGGACGCCAGGTCGGATCAAGTGCACCATCGTCATCGTTTGGGTGTTGGCTTGTCTTATTTCATTCCCTCCTCTCATCACGATGGAGAAGGACGAGGGCGAGGAGGACAGACCGGACTGTAAAATCAACGACGAGAGGTGGTACATCATCTTCTCCAGCATCGCCTCCTTCTTCACACCGTGCGTCATCATGATCACGGTGTACGTAAGAATCTACCAGATCGCCACCAGAAGCACAAGAGCTCCTCTGGgccaaagaaagagagagaacgGTAATGCTGAGAAGTGTGATCTGGACCCCGCAGAGAGGAACCATGACAGGCTCCAAGAAGAGGTCAGAGAAGTCAACGACGGCGACGTGGATGAAGAGGCCTCGTCTTCAGATGGGAACGAGATCTCCATCTGTTCCCTGAAGAGAAGAAAGGGCGCGCAGAAGAGCAAAGTGGCTCAGGGGAAGCCGGGGGAAGCTGCCACAAAGCCCAGCGCCGTTCAAGCCAGCAAGTGGAAGGGAAGACAGTACAGAGAGAGACGCTTCACGTTTGTTCTGGCAGTGGTCATGGGGGTGTTTGTTCTCTGCTGGTTCCCTTTCTTCTTCACGTACACGCTGGCTGCCGTGTGCGACTCCTGCTGTGTCCCCAAGGTGCTCTTTAAAACCTTCTTCTGGTTCGGCTACTGCAACAGCTCGCTCAACCCTGTCATCTACACCATCTTCAACCACGATTTCCGCAGGTCTTTTAAGAAGATCCTCTGCAGAAACAACAGAAGAGGCTGA